The Tenrec ecaudatus isolate mTenEca1 chromosome 7, mTenEca1.hap1, whole genome shotgun sequence genome window below encodes:
- the APOBEC2 gene encoding C->U-editing enzyme APOBEC-2, which yields MAQKEAAVPEAAEGPAPASQNGEDLEHLEDDPEKLKELIELPPFEIVTGERLPAHYFKFQFRNVEYSSGRNKTFLCYVVEVQGKGGQVQASRGYLEDEHATNHAEEAFFNTILPACDPALRYNVTWYVSSSPCAACADRIIKTLSKTKNLRLLILVGRLFMWEEAEVQAALKKLKEAGCKLRIMKPQDFEYVWQNFVEQEEGDSKAFEPWEDIQENFLYYEQKLGDILQ from the exons ATGGCCCAGAAGGAAGCCGCTGTCCCCGAGGCTGCTGAAGGCCCAGCGCCCGCCTCCCAGAATGGGGAGGACCTGGAGCACTTGGAGGACGACCCCGAGAAGCTGAAGGAGCTGATTGAGTTGCCCCCCTTCGAGATCGTTACAGG AGAACGGCTGCCTGCCCACTACTTTAAGTTCCAGTTCCGGAACGTGGAGTACAGTTCTGGGCGGAACAAGACCTTCCTCTGCTACGTGGTGGAGGTGCAGGGCAAGGGGGGCCAAGTGCAGGCGTCGCGGGGTTACCTGGAGGATGAGCATGCCACCAACCACGCGGAGGAGGCCTTCTTTAACACCATCCTGCCCGCCTGCGACCCGGCCCTGCGCTACAACGTCACCTGGTATGTGTCGTCCAGCCCCTGCGCGGCTTGCGCCGACCGCATCATCAAAACCCTGAGCAAGACCAAGAACCTGCGCCTGCTCATCCTGGTGGGGCGGCTCTTCATGTGGGAGGAGGCTGAGGTCCAGGCCGCTCTGAAGAAGCTGAAGGAGGCCGGCTGCAAGCTGCGCATCATGAAGCCCCAGGACTTCGAGTACGTCTGGCAGAATTTTGTGGAGCAGGAAGAGGGCGACTCCAAGGCCTTTGAGCCCTGGGAGGACATTCAGGAGAACTTCCTCTACTACGAGCAGAAGCTGGGGGACATCCTGCAGTAG